From the genome of Hydrogenophilus thermoluteolus, one region includes:
- a CDS encoding catechol 2,3-dioxygenase — protein sequence MGILRIGHASLRVMDMAAAVRHYENVLGMKKVMEDKHGNVYLKCWDEWDKFSLILTPSDRAGLNHVAYKVEREEDLDELQEKIEAYGISTTMLPEGTLPSTGRMLQFNLPSGHEMRLYAFKECVGTDVGNINPDPWPDDIRGAGAHWLDHCLLMCELNPETGVNKVAENTKFATEVLGFFLTEQVVVGPNGSIQAATWLARTTTPHDIAFVGGPRMGLHHIAFFLDGWNDILKAADVMAKNKVKIDVAPTRHGITRGETIYFFDPSGNRNETFAGLGYLAQPDRPVVTWTEEHLGSGIFYHTGELVSSFTEVYT from the coding sequence ATGGGCATCCTGCGTATTGGTCACGCTAGCCTGCGCGTCATGGACATGGCCGCGGCGGTGCGCCACTATGAAAACGTTCTCGGCATGAAAAAGGTGATGGAAGACAAGCACGGGAACGTCTACCTCAAATGCTGGGACGAATGGGACAAGTTCTCCCTCATCCTGACCCCTTCCGATCGAGCGGGCCTCAACCATGTCGCCTACAAGGTAGAACGGGAAGAGGATCTCGACGAGCTCCAAGAAAAGATCGAGGCCTATGGCATCTCCACGACAATGCTCCCCGAAGGGACGTTGCCCTCCACTGGCCGCATGTTGCAATTCAACCTCCCAAGCGGCCACGAAATGCGTCTCTACGCGTTCAAAGAGTGCGTGGGCACTGATGTCGGCAACATCAACCCTGACCCGTGGCCGGACGATATTCGCGGCGCCGGGGCTCACTGGTTGGATCATTGCCTTTTGATGTGTGAGCTCAACCCCGAAACCGGAGTCAATAAAGTCGCGGAAAACACCAAATTTGCCACAGAAGTGCTCGGCTTTTTCCTGACCGAACAAGTTGTGGTCGGACCGAACGGTTCGATTCAGGCGGCCACCTGGTTGGCACGTACCACAACGCCGCACGATATCGCCTTTGTTGGCGGACCGCGCATGGGGCTCCACCACATTGCGTTCTTCCTCGACGGATGGAACGATATCCTCAAAGCGGCCGACGTGATGGCAAAGAACAAAGTGAAGATCGACGTGGCGCCAACGCGGCATGGCATCACGCGGGGGGAAACCATCTACTTCTTTGATCCCAGCGGCAACCGCAACGAAACGTTCGCTGGGCTCGGTTACCTTGCCCAACCCGATCGGCCCGTTGTTACCTGGACCGAAGAGCACCTAGGCAGCGGCATCTTTTACCACACTGGGGAGCTCGTTTCGAGCTTCACCGAAGTCTATACCTAA
- a CDS encoding 2Fe-2S iron-sulfur cluster-binding protein gives MYRTTMQTFSVEVTNTGESYLCAKDENLLRGMVRLGRRGIPVGCINGGCGICKVRILSGEVEVVGPISRAHVSEEEEAQGITLACRVAPRSAVVLTVVGKMSKPFLALAAANGQGRLSTQSKGE, from the coding sequence ATGTATCGAACGACAATGCAAACCTTCTCAGTTGAGGTCACCAACACGGGTGAATCTTACCTTTGCGCAAAAGACGAAAACCTTTTGCGCGGAATGGTGCGACTCGGGCGGCGCGGGATCCCTGTCGGGTGTATCAATGGGGGGTGTGGGATCTGCAAAGTGCGCATCCTCTCAGGGGAGGTCGAAGTGGTCGGCCCGATCAGTCGCGCCCATGTGTCCGAAGAAGAAGAAGCGCAGGGAATCACCCTGGCCTGTCGGGTCGCCCCGCGCTCTGCGGTTGTGCTGACCGTGGTTGGAAAAATGAGCAAACCGTTTCTTGCCTTGGCCGCCGCAAACGGTCAAGGTCGTTTATCCACCCAAAGTAAAGGAGAGTAG
- a CDS encoding LysR family transcriptional regulator gives MDRWLRALDDGRRLRLFLAVAEEGNVCRAAERVHMAQPPLSRQIQALEEDLGVKLFKRTARGMEITEAGRVLVDEVRHLLGLAEQAAERTRSAAAGELGRLDVGLFGSGILDVIPRILTQFHRRFPKVRIALHNLTKAEQLQWLRDRRLTVGFNRYVPDEPDIEVEKIYEEPLMVALPATHPLVDQEVITVEMLAEEPMILYPNLPLHGLAQEIRLVFQSDGVTIRVEQEVEDFLTAVALVSVGFGVTITTRSAANLNLPNVVYRSFRSQRLSTLELCCLWRRDDHSPVLTAFLNIARDACQWKEESVL, from the coding sequence ATGGACCGCTGGTTGCGAGCGTTGGATGATGGTCGGCGTTTGCGGCTTTTTCTTGCTGTTGCTGAGGAAGGAAATGTTTGCCGTGCTGCGGAGCGGGTTCATATGGCGCAGCCGCCGCTCTCCCGTCAGATTCAGGCATTGGAAGAGGACTTGGGCGTTAAGCTCTTCAAACGAACTGCCCGAGGGATGGAAATTACCGAGGCGGGGCGCGTGTTGGTTGATGAAGTGCGTCACCTTCTGGGGCTGGCCGAGCAGGCCGCAGAGCGCACCCGGTCAGCCGCGGCCGGTGAGTTGGGTCGGCTGGATGTGGGGCTCTTCGGTTCTGGCATTTTGGATGTGATACCGAGGATTCTTACCCAATTTCATCGTCGTTTCCCAAAAGTACGGATTGCGCTGCACAACCTTACCAAAGCGGAGCAGTTGCAGTGGCTACGCGATCGCCGACTTACCGTTGGGTTCAACCGCTATGTGCCGGACGAGCCCGATATCGAAGTGGAGAAAATTTACGAAGAGCCGTTGATGGTGGCGCTTCCCGCTACGCACCCTCTGGTTGACCAAGAGGTGATTACGGTCGAGATGTTAGCGGAGGAGCCGATGATTCTCTACCCCAACCTTCCGCTCCACGGGCTGGCACAAGAGATTCGCTTGGTTTTTCAAAGTGATGGAGTGACGATTCGCGTCGAGCAAGAGGTGGAGGATTTCTTGACCGCAGTGGCGTTGGTATCGGTTGGCTTTGGGGTGACGATTACGACACGCTCCGCTGCCAATCTCAATTTACCCAATGTGGTGTACCGTTCCTTCCGTTCGCAACGGCTGTCGACATTGGAGTTGTGTTGTCTGTGGCGTAGAGACGACCACTCACCAGTTTTAACGGCATTTCTGAATATCGCGCGGGATGCTTGCCAGTGGAAAGAGGAATCCGTGTTGTAG